aaccatgaggttgcgggttcgatccatggcctcgctcagtgggttaagaatctcccattgctgtggctgtggtgcaggccggcagctgtacctccgattcgacccctagcccgggagcctccacatgctgccggtgcggccctaaaaagaaaaaaaaaaaaaaaaaactgcacggAAGGTTTCTGCCCCTTTGTTTGTCATAAAGGGTTTGTGGGCACTCTGCCTTGTCATTGACAGTTTTTGAATCAAGTCAGTTGATCAGATTTAAAGCAGCTTTAAGATTACTCAGGATTTTCATTCCAAGCATGGTTGTGACAGCTCCAGTGGTCAGAGACAACTTGTTTTGCTAGTGGTGTCAACCGGTCACAGAGCAGAAAGAGCTGCTTCGCGTGGCGGGTGAAAGGCTGGTGGGGAGTGAATTTCAGTGTTTGGCAGCTGACATTCGTCTGTGCTTTAGAGAAACAGGAGCGGCAGATTTAACAGTTTTGTTTTCGAGAGTTAGAATTAACTTGCGTCGAAAGCATGGTGCGCGGTTTTAGCAGAGGACGTGGCTCTTTCGGGCCCGGCGATAATTTACAGGAGGCGTGGAGGAGCTCTGTACCTGGTGGGCGGCGTCAGCTTCTGCTTCGTCCCTGCCAGCTGGGCGAGGGTGTCGTGGAGGCGGGGTGGGCCCTTAGCGGGGTGATGTAACTGGCGCTCCGAGGGGGGCAGGGACTCGTCTCGAGTCCCTGGGCAAGCTCAGGGTCCCGTCTGGCGTTCTCGCTCTGAGCTCCCAGGCGGGCGCAGCTCCCGGGGAGCGGGGCTGGGAGATGGGTCCTCCGGGACGTGGATGACGCAGAGCCGTTTTCagccctctttcttcctctgcctgaTCACAGCCAGGGCTTTGAATCTAGAGATTTCAtgctaattttttctcttttttttcagttccaaTTAAGGAAACCTTGAATCCTGCTCCCTTCCTTCCGTGAGCAGCGCCTAACCCTGCAAGGGCTCAGCCATGCAGCCGCCGCCCCAGGCTCTCCCTTCGGGCGTGGTCGGGCCGCCGCCTGCTGGGAGCCCGCAGAGCTCGCTGTGGTCTAGCAGCCCATACAGGAGACAGGCCGGCAGTAACGCCCCAGTGGCCCCGATACCTCGCCCGCCGCAGCCGGTGACGGATCCCTTTGCTTTCAGTAGGCAGGCGCTCCAGAGTCCATCGCTGGGCAGTTCGTCGAAAAGCAGCCTGCCCGCTTTGCAAGGCCCAGCCCAGCCGGCGTTTCTTCAGCGCACTGGCCTGCCTGTGCCTCCCACGAATGTCGGGGGGAGCTCCCAGGGACCCTGCGAGCCTCTGCCAGGGCCTCTGTCACAGCCCAGGGCGGATGCCGGCCCGTTTGCTGGTGTGTCGACTCCCTCAGCACCGCCTGGGCCCGAGAGGAACAGGAGTGCCGACGCCGCGCCCGGCCTGGATCCAGAAGTTCAGGCACTGCCGTACCTTCCGCAGTACATTCCAGGGGCGGCGCCCAGCAGTCCTCCTGGGGGCcgtccccagggcagccagcccCGGCCCGATGCCCCCCTCAGTAGGCCGGGCCTGCATGATGGGGCCAGGGCCCTAGCTGCCTCCCCTCTTTTCCCTCAGCCGTGTCAGCAGATGCCAGGGCAGTGGGGGCCAGGGCAGCAGGGGCCAGGGCagtgggggccagggcagggaggccCTCTGCCTGCAGGTCAGCATTACCGGCCCTGCCCGGAAGGACCTGTTCAGAATGCGGTGCCCCACACCTCCAGTGTTGCCCCCTTTCCTGGCCCACCCAGCCTGGGTCAGGGTCCTGGCCACGGGCAGCCCAGCCCCCTGGCGTCTCTACCGGGACCGTCGCCTGGTGACGGAAGAAACGACGCAACCTCGCTGCACGGTGGACGCCGTACAGCAAATAGCTTTGATCCCGAGGATGCGTTCGGGCAGACTCCCGGAGCCGGGAATGCTTGGGCGAGCCAGGCCTTCTGGTCCAGTCCAGGACGGAGAAAAGAAGAGCAGCTGCCAGACCTCGCGCTTGTTAATCCTCTCGCTCAGGGAAGTAGCCCAGAAAGCCGTCTGCACTCGCCGCTGGGGGCCGGGCGTGGCTGGGCCCTGCCGGAAGCAGGCTCGGGAGCCCCCCCCAGGTTTCTCAGAGGCCGAGAGACAGAGAACGAAGAGAACCTCTCATCCGCACCAGCAGGCTCTGCTGGTCAGTCCGACGTGGACGGCGTCTCCCCGGGCCCGGGCCACATGGCAGCGGGAGGTGGTTACCAGGCCTTTCGAGGAGGCGCCCACAGCGAGCCCGCACCGCAGGGAGGAGACGCGAAGCCCTACTTTGCTCAGTCCACCAGCATCCGCCACGATGACCCGGCTCCTAAAGGTGCCGCTGCCACCGAATTATGGGGCGACACAGCGTGTGCGGGGACTCAGAGCGCGGGCAGCTCGCAGTATGAGAATGTGGAGAACCTGGAGTTTGTTCAGAACCAAGAGGTTCCGCCCAGTGAGCCCCCGAGCCTGGACCCTTCCTCCCTGAGTGATCAGCTCCGGTACGGGCCCCCTCCCGGGCCGGCCGTCCCGAGGTTCAGTGCTGGGGGCCACGCTGGAGGCGGCGGCCCAAACCTCGAGGCCCTGGATGCTGTGGCGCGTCCTGTGCGGTCTGACAGCGTGTCCTCCAGCTACAGCAGCAAGAGCCACCGGGGTCCTCCAGGGGTGGCCAGGCCCCTGGACGCGGGGGGCACCTTCATTCAGCAGGAGGTCGGGAAACCTGAAGATGAGGCGCCAGGGAGGTTTTTTAAGCAAATCGATTCCTCTCCTGTCGGAGGCGAGACAGATGGGACCACGGTGAGCCAGAGCTACCGCAGCAGCCTGCCCCAGCCCTCGACCCCGAGCCCCCCGAAACCTACAGGAACGTTTCAGACGAGTGCAAATAGTTCTTTTGAGCCAGTGAAATCCCACCTGGTCGGAGTAAAGCCGGTCGAGGCAGATCGTGCCAACGTGGTGGGTGAAGTGAGGGGGCCCCGCGCCCACCCGAAGCAGCACCGACTGGCCACTGCGGCGCCCGCCGCCTCCCCCGGCAACCTGGAGCAGCCGCCCGACAACCTGGAGACCCTCTTCCTGCAGCCGCCGGGCCACGCACCGCCCCTCCCCGCGCCTGCGGAAGCCGGCCCGGGGCCTCTGCGCGCCGGGGGGCTGCCCCCGGAGCCTGCGCTTCCAACACCCGAGAAAAGGCCCTCAACCAGGGCCCAGGGCGCCGTGAAGTGCGAGAGCCCAGCGACGACTCTCTGGGCCCAGAACGAGCTGCCGGATTTTGGGGGCAACGTCCTTCTGGCCCCCGCGGCTCCTGCGCTTCAGGTCCCCGCAAAGCCCCAGCCCTCCGAGGTGATCCAGCCCCCGGATGAGGGGGCGTCCGGGCCGCAGTCCCAGcagcccggccccggccccggcgtGCAGAGTGGGGCCGGCATCGGTGCTTCTGAGAACCTGGAGAACCCTCCGCAGCTGGGCGCCGACGAGGCCCTCCCGGCCCAGGCGGGTCCCGCGTACGCCAGTCTGCTGTCCGCCCCGCCCGCCGAGGCTCTGCAGCATCAGCCGGTCCTGATCGCCCAGCCCGATCGCAGCTACAGTCTGGCTCAGCCCATTAATTTCTCTGTGTCCTTGTCGGGTCCTCCCGAGAGGCCTCAGCCCTGGAGGGACCCTGTGGCGGGAGACAAGCCCACAGCCGGCAGCCGGGCTCTGGGGGGCGATCCTGGAGAGCGGGCTCCTCCGTCTGGGGCGCCAGCCGGCACGCTTGTCTGCTCGCCCCTGCCTAACCAGCTCGCCCAGAGTCACTTCCCACAGGGGCCTGGTGCCTCCGAAGCAGCGTCTCACCAGCCCGCTCACTTGCTGGTTCAGCCACTGTCTCATCCGTTTCCAAAGAACACGCTTCCAGAAAGTCCCAAGGTTCCTCCTGCGGAGACCCTCCTGCCCGAGGCAGCGGACGGTCCCGCCGGCAGCACCGGCGTGATGTTGGTGCCGCCTGCAGACAGCGCCTCGGTGTCCGAGAGTCACAAGGCGGGCCCCGCCGGTGGCCGGGGGAGCGCTCCAGGGGCCCTCGACTCTCCCCTGAGTCGGCCTCTGGACGCCCCCCTGGGCGCGTACAGCCCCGCCCAGCCCGATGGCCCTGCTTCTTGTCAGCAAAGTGGCGCCGGTCATCCCAGGCCGCCCGGGCCGGGGCCACGCAGCCCAGACCACTTCTACCAGCAGGTGACCTCGGACGCCCCCTCACAGCCTCCAAATCCAGGGAGCCCGCCGGCGCTTGGGCAGCCCCCAAACCCAGCCCGGCCACCTGCGAGTCCGGCTCCGGCCGACGTGGgcccgcagccgccgccgccccggCCGCCTCGCTCCTCCAGCGCATCCGTCGTGTCCAGCAGCTCGAGCCAGGCGGCTGCCCGCTCAGACCCGCAGTGGCTGCCGCCTCCGCCCCCAGACTTGACGTCGCACTACTACTTCCGGTCGCTGTACGAGGGCTTCCCGCCCCCGTACGCCTGCCCCTACCCGCTGGATCCTGGCGCAGCCCCCCACTACCAGGTAGGGTCCGGCGCTCGGGCCAGCGGGCCCCTGGCCAACGGTCTCTTCCCCCTGTGCCACGCTCCTCGGCAGGGCTTTTTGGTCGTCCCGGAGGTGACCCGGCTCCCGCCACTGTCACACTCATTCTGCTGGGCACGGCCCTTCTCGGAGCCCACGCTGCGTTTGCCTGGCTTAGGGTCCTTGGTTTCCCGTCACACCTCCTGGCACTCGGCAGGCCCGGCGTCCCGGGTCACCTGCTCTGGGAAACGGGGACGGCCTCTTGCATCGTCACTGTGGTTCTGACATCAGAAAACCTGAGAAACACCCGTCTTCCGTTCCTCCTCCGGAGTAGAGCTCGCCGGGGCCGGGCCCAGGGTTGGGGCGTAACCCCAGCGAGATGGCCGGCGGGTGGAATCCCAGCGGCGTCCTCCCGGCACGGGGCGGTGCCAGCCCAGAGCGGGCCCGCCGTGCCTCCCGCAAGGTTCTCTCTCGCCCCTTCCCCCGCGACGCGGGCCTCCGGGCGCTCGGTAACATTGCGTGGGATCCTGCATCGGCGCGGAAAGCGTGGGCCAGGCGGCCACACGTGGTCAcggcttctctccctccccagtccTGGCCCAGCATCCCCTATGGTAGCCGAGGCGGCGGGCTGGTGCTCGGAGCGCACGGGGCGGCCGCGTGCAGGCCCTGCAGTCAGGGGAGGCTGAGGGCCAGCGCTGTCGTAGGTGGGCTTTGggcagcgtgtgtgtgtgtgtgtgtgtgtgtgtgtgtgtcagcagGTCCAGGACGAAACCCAGGGGTTTTTCcgtggggggaagggaggtgcTGCTCAGAGCCCAGGGGGTGCCAGCAGGGCACAGCGGGTGGGAGGGCACCCGGAATCCAGCCGGCACCCAGCATCTCCGGGGAGTGGGCGGTTTCTCTCTGGGTCACCGCAGGTCCCGTAGTGGGCACGCCTGGGTCCATTTTACATGACCCCATCCTCCGCCAGGTGGCAGGAGAGTCGGGCGCTGAGATGGGCAAGACTGATGCTGGCTTGTGCCTGGGTCGCCCCATCTCTGCTTCAGGTCCCGGCGTGGCCACTCCTCAGGGCCGTGGCGGGTCATTGGTCAAAGCCTCCCCAGCCTAAGATGTGACCTCTTCGAGGCGGCCTGTCGCTCAGGCCCCGTCCTGGGGTGTCCTCGTTCTTTCTCGCTCGCCCGAGCACCTGAAATGGGACCCAGGCTTGTGGGGTCAGGGCGCCTGCACGGGGAGACCTCAGGGTGGCTGCTGCCTGCCTGCGGTTGTGGGTGTCACCATGCAGCTGTGGCCGGGGTGGTCGTGGACAGTGGCGTCGGCAGCATTGAGCTCCTGTCCTGGCGTGAGCTGGCCCTTGGCGTCTGATGAAGTCACCCTTCTTTCAGCAGGACCTCTACAGCCTCTACGATCCCCGGTACAGGGCCTACGACAGCGCTGCCTACGCCGAGAGCTACCGCTACCCCGAGCCCGAGCGGCCCAGCTCCCGGGCCAGCCACTGCTCCGACCGGCCagctgccaggtgctggggatttGGGTTGCTGGCGCTGGTGGTGGCTTAGTGAGTGGAAGAAGACCGCATTTGTAAAGAATTACacagactttttcatttttttctttaaatattttttcagggtCGAACcagcagcacgtggaggttcccaggctaggggtcaaatcgtagctacagctgccggtctgcgccacagccacagcaaggggccTTCTGAGCagcgtcggtgacctacacccttgctcatggcagcactagatccttaacccactgaacaaggccagggatcaaacctgtgttctcgtGGATCTGAgtggggttcgtttctgctgagtcacgacaggaactcccaattatgcAAAGGTTTTAAACACATGTTTATGCCTTGTCAGCGTGGACTGGTGGTGGGATGCGTTTCAGTTGGAACCCAGAGGCCTGCTGCACAGTCTCGGCCGTGTGGTCCGCTAGCGTTGGGTCAGGCCGGGCGCTGTGTGGGGCTCCTCCTGGCCCAGGTTGCTGTCGCCGCTGCACGTTTGCTGGCAGAACCTTCAGGGTCCTTAGAGGCCCCCTTGGCATGCGCAGCCCCATCCCCGCGCCTGGCGATGGAGGTGCCCTGGTTCCTGGGCGGGGGCACGGGGCCAGCCCGAGGGTGCGGAGCCGGGGAGCCCAGCCTCTCTCCCGGCACCGCCGCCTCTGCCCTGCTTCTCTCCCCCACTCCGAGCTTTGCAGTCCCAACAGGGATTTTGAAGGCGCCTTGGCACCGTGCCTTCAGCTGAGTGAGGATGGAAGCCGGTCGAGTCCCACCACCCAGAGCTGCAGCAGGGCTGGGCGGGAGGCTGGGCACCTACCCAGAGCCGGAAGCTGCTCGGCTTCACCG
This genomic stretch from Sus scrofa isolate TJ Tabasco breed Duroc unplaced genomic scaffold, Sscrofa11.1 Contig1206, whole genome shotgun sequence harbors:
- the SEC16A gene encoding protein transport protein Sec16A isoform X10, whose protein sequence is MQPPPQALPSGVVGPPPAGSPQSSLWSSSPYRRQAGSNAPVAPIPRPPQPVTDPFAFSRQALQSPSLGSSSKSSLPALQGPAQPAFLQRTGLPVPPTNVGGSSQGPCEPLPGPLSQPRADAGPFAGVSTPSAPPGPERNRSADAAPGLDPEVQALPYLPQYIPGAAPSSPPGGRPQGSQPRPDAPLSRPGLHDGARALAASPLFPQPCQQMPGQWGPGQQGPGQWGPGQGGPLPAGQHYRPCPEGPVQNAVPHTSSVAPFPGPPSLGQGPGHGQPSPLASLPGPSPGDGRNDATSLHGGRRTANSFDPEDAFGQTPGAGNAWASQAFWSSPGRRKEEQLPDLALVNPLAQGSSPESRLHSPLGAGRGWALPEAGSGAPPRFLRGRETENEENLSSAPAGSAGQSDVDGVSPGPGHMAAGGGYQAFRGGAHSEPAPQGGDAKPYFAQSTSIRHDDPAPKGAAATELWGDTACAGTQSAGSSQYENVENLEFVQNQEVPPSEPPSLDPSSLSDQLRYGPPPGPAVPRFSAGGHAGGGGPNLEALDAVARPVRSDSVSSSYSSKSHRGPPGVARPLDAGGTFIQQEVGKPEDEAPGRFFKQIDSSPVGGETDGTTVSQSYRSSLPQPSTPSPPKPTGTFQTSANSSFEPVKSHLVGVKPVEADRANVVGEVRGPRAHPKQHRLATAAPAASPGNLEQPPDNLETLFLQPPGHAPPLPAPAEAGPGPLRAGGLPPEPALPTPEKRPSTRAQGAVKCESPATTLWAQNELPDFGGNVLLAPAAPALQVPAKPQPSEVIQPPDEGASGPQSQQPGPGPGVQSGAGIGASENLENPPQLGADEALPAQAGPAYASLLSAPPAEALQHQPVLIAQPDRSYSLAQPINFSVSLSGPPERPQPWRDPVAGDKPTAGSRALGGDPGERAPPSGAPAGTLVCSPLPNQLAQSHFPQGPGASEAASHQPAHLLVQPLSHPFPKNTLPESPKVPPAETLLPEAADGPAGSTGVMLVPPADSASVSESHKAGPAGGRGSAPGALDSPLSRPLDAPLGAYSPAQPDGPASCQQSGAGHPRPPGPGPRSPDHFYQQVTSDAPSQPPNPGSPPALGQPPNPARPPASPAPADVGPQPPPPRPPRSSSASVVSSSSSQAAARSDPQWLPPPPPDLTSHYYFRSLYEGFPPPYACPYPLDPGAAPHYQDLYSLYDPRYRAYDSAAYAESYRYPEPERPSSRASHCSDRPAARQGYPEGYYHSRGGWSSQSDYYANYYSSQYDYGDPGRWDRYHYGPRVRDPRTYDRRYWYEAEYEAYRRENHAYGDRPEKYDDQWRYDPRFAGSFDDEPEPPRDPYGEEADRRSAHSEPSAPSLRSRRSSFSSHSHQSQVYRAHDAATGPYEAPPPPGSFHGDYAYGTYSGPGFPEFGYAADATWPSVEAAPSRPTSPEKFSVPHVCARFGPGGQLLKVIPNLPSEGQPALVEVHSMEILLQHTPEQEEMRAFPGPLGKDDTHKVDVINFAQNKATKCLQNEHLIDKESASLLWSFIVLLCRQNGTVVGTDVAELLLRDHRTVWLPGKSPDEANLIDFTNEAVEQVEEEESGEAQLSFLTDSQAASSLEKETERFRELLLYGRKKDALESAMKSGLWGHALLLASKMDSRTHARVMTRFANSLPINDPLQTVYQLMSGRMPAASTCCGDEKWGDWRPHLAMVLSNLNNNVDVESRTMATMGDTLASKGLLDAAHFCYLMAQVGFGVYTKKTTKLVLIGSNHSLPFFKFATNEAIQRTEAYEYAQSLGTQACSLPSFQVFKFIYSCRLAEMGLATQAFHYCELIAKSILAQPHGHSPVLVSQLVQVASQLRLFDPQLKEKPEEEALAEPAWLVRLQRLEKQAKEGTVAWSQDGAFPQCGPSSPSSEAGPCDGPAVAQPADLGTANPLLAPPVPGAEHLSQDVRLMPSAPLLLPEGPLAVPAKGPVFPVPPALGPAELGPGCGPSGCALGFPEPPGPDPAALYPGPGQPPAAPSLQEARSQDPGGTPQGAPGRSAFPELEEDSGGTFAAVGSPRMSRDSGVSPGWGSASAGALQPPPPVTSTPEVKRAGPAAKEPREPKKSGESWFSRWLPVKKRTEAYLPDDKNKSIVWDEKRNRWVDVNEPEEEKKPPPPPPTALPKAAQAAHTAPGGPPRASVNVFSRKAAGTRARYVDVLNPGGPQRSEPALAPAELFAPLAPLPMPAHLLGPNPDTEEAPPAEGTSREGPLPAGAPATPEPASEPKASAASGSSRTGRISQRKYPALS
- the SEC16A gene encoding protein transport protein Sec16A isoform X4, with the translated sequence MQPPPQALPSGVVGPPPAGSPQSSLWSSSPYRRQAGSNAPVAPIPRPPQPVTDPFAFSRQALQSPSLGSSSKSSLPALQGPAQPAFLQRTGLPVPPTNVGGSSQGPCEPLPGPLSQPRADAGPFAGVSTPSAPPGPERNRSADAAPGLDPEVQALPYLPQYIPGAAPSSPPGGRPQGSQPRPDAPLSRPGLHDGARALAASPLFPQPCQQMPGQWGPGQQGPGQWGPGQGGPLPAGQHYRPCPEGPVQNAVPHTSSVAPFPGPPSLGQGPGHGQPSPLASLPGPSPGDGRNDATSLHGGRRTANSFDPEDAFGQTPGAGNAWASQAFWSSPGRRKEEQLPDLALVNPLAQGSSPESRLHSPLGAGRGWALPEAGSGAPPRFLRGRETENEENLSSAPAGSAGQSDVDGVSPGPGHMAAGGGYQAFRGGAHSEPAPQGGDAKPYFAQSTSIRHDDPAPKGAAATELWGDTACAGTQSAGSSQYENVENLEFVQNQEVPPSEPPSLDPSSLSDQLRYGPPPGPAVPRFSAGGHAGGGGPNLEALDAVARPVRSDSVSSSYSSKSHRGPPGVARPLDAGGTFIQQEVGKPEDEAPGRFFKQIDSSPVGGETDGTTVSQSYRSSLPQPSTPSPPKPTGTFQTSANSSFEPVKSHLVGVKPVEADRANVVGEVRGPRAHPKQHRLATAAPAASPGNLEQPPDNLETLFLQPPGHAPPLPAPAEAGPGPLRAGGLPPEPALPTPEKRPSTRAQGAVKCESPATTLWAQNELPDFGGNVLLAPAAPALQVPAKPQPSEVIQPPDEGASGPQSQQPGPGPGVQSGAGIGASENLENPPQLGADEALPAQAGPAYASLLSAPPAEALQHQPVLIAQPDRSYSLAQPINFSVSLSGPPERPQPWRDPVAGDKPTAGSRALGGDPGERAPPSGAPAGTLVCSPLPNQLAQSHFPQGPGASEAASHQPAHLLVQPLSHPFPKNTLPESPKVPPAETLLPEAADGPAGSTGVMLVPPADSASVSESHKAGPAGGRGSAPGALDSPLSRPLDAPLGAYSPAQPDGPASCQQSGAGHPRPPGPGPRSPDHFYQQVTSDAPSQPPNPGSPPALGQPPNPARPPASPAPADVGPQPPPPRPPRSSSASVVSSSSSQAAARSDPQWLPPPPPDLTSHYYFRSLYEGFPPPYACPYPLDPGAAPHYQDLYSLYDPRYRAYDSAAYAESYRYPEPERPSSRASHCSDRPAARQGYPEGYYHSRGGWSSQSDYYANYYSSQYDYGDPGRWDRYHYGPRVRDPRTYDRRYWYEAEYEAYRRENHAYGDRPEKYDDQWRYDPRFAGSFDDEPEPPRDPYGEEADRRSAHSEPSAPSLRSRRSSFSSHSHQSQVYRAHDAATGPYEAPPPPGSFHGDYAYGTYSGPGFPEFGYAADATWPSVEAAPSRPTSPEKFSVPHVCARFGPGGQLLKVIPNLPSEGQPALVEVHSMEILLQHTPEQEEMRAFPGPLGKDDTHKVDVINFAQNKATKCLQNEHLIDKESASLLWSFIVLLCRQNGTVVGTDVAELLLRDHRTVWLPGKSPDEANLIDFTNEAVEQVEEEESGEAQLSFLTDSQAASSLEKETERFRELLLYGRKKDALESAMKSGLWGHALLLASKMDSRTHARVMTRFANSLPINDPLQTVYQLMSGRMPAASTCCGDEKWGDWRPHLAMVLSNLNNNVDVESRTMATMGDTLASKGLLDAAHFCYLMAQVGFGVYTKKTTKLVLIGSNHSLPFFKFATNEAIQRTEAYEYAQSLGTQACSLPSFQVFKFIYSCRLAEMGLATQAFHYCELIAKSILAQPHGHSPVLVSQLVQVASQLRLFDPQLKEKPEEEALAEPAWLVRLQRLEKQAKEGTVAWSQDGAFPQCGPSSPSSEAGPCDGPAVAQPADLGTANPLLAPPVPGAEHLSQDVRLMPSAPLLLPEGPLAVPAKGPVFPVPPALGPAELGPGCGPSGCALGFPEPPGPDPAALYPGPGQPPAAPSLQEARSQDPGGTPQGAPGRSAFPELEEDSGGTFAAVGSPRMSRDSGVSPGWGSASAGALQPPPPVTSTPEVKRAGPAAKEPREPKKSGESWFSRWLPVKKRTEAYLPDDKNKSIVWDEKRNRWVDVNEPEEEKKPPPPPPTALPKAAQAAHTAPGGPPRASVNVFSRKAAGTRARYVDVLNPGGPQRSEPALAPAELFAPLAPLPMPAHLLGPNPDTEEAPPAEGTSREGPLPAGAPATPEPASEPKVLSSAALLPGPAPPPSGADGPQGGEAPGDLAPAGGPPGAAVPFYNPAQFAHASAASGSSRTGRISQRKYPALS
- the SEC16A gene encoding protein transport protein Sec16A isoform X2, translating into MQPPPQALPSGVVGPPPAGSPQSSLWSSSPYRRQAGSNAPVAPIPRPPQPVTDPFAFSRQALQSPSLGSSSKSSLPALQGPAQPAFLQRTGLPVPPTNVGGSSQGPCEPLPGPLSQPRADAGPFAGVSTPSAPPGPERNRSADAAPGLDPEVQALPYLPQYIPGAAPSSPPGGRPQGSQPRPDAPLSRPGLHDGARALAASPLFPQPCQQMPGQWGPGQQGPGQWGPGQGGPLPAGQHYRPCPEGPVQNAVPHTSSVAPFPGPPSLGQGPGHGQPSPLASLPGPSPGDGRNDATSLHGGRRTANSFDPEDAFGQTPGAGNAWASQAFWSSPGRRKEEQLPDLALVNPLAQGSSPESRLHSPLGAGRGWALPEAGSGAPPRFLRGRETENEENLSSAPAGSAGQSDVDGVSPGPGHMAAGGGYQAFRGGAHSEPAPQGGDAKPYFAQSTSIRHDDPAPKGAAATELWGDTACAGTQSAGSSQYENVENLEFVQNQEVPPSEPPSLDPSSLSDQLRYGPPPGPAVPRFSAGGHAGGGGPNLEALDAVARPVRSDSVSSSYSSKSHRGPPGVARPLDAGGTFIQQEVGKPEDEAPGRFFKQIDSSPVGGETDGTTVSQSYRSSLPQPSTPSPPKPTGTFQTSANSSFEPVKSHLVGVKPVEADRANVVGEVRGPRAHPKQHRLATAAPAASPGNLEQPPDNLETLFLQPPGHAPPLPAPAEAGPGPLRAGGLPPEPALPTPEKRPSTRAQGAVKCESPATTLWAQNELPDFGGNVLLAPAAPALQVPAKPQPSEVIQPPDEGASGPQSQQPGPGPGVQSGAGIGASENLENPPQLGADEALPAQAGPAYASLLSAPPAEALQHQPVLIAQPDRSYSLAQPINFSVSLSGPPERPQPWRDPVAGDKPTAGSRALGGDPGERAPPSGAPAGTLVCSPLPNQLAQSHFPQGPGASEAASHQPAHLLVQPLSHPFPKNTLPESPKVPPAETLLPEAADGPAGSTGVMLVPPADSASVSESHKAGPAGGRGSAPGALDSPLSRPLDAPLGAYSPAQPDGPASCQQSGAGHPRPPGPGPRSPDHFYQQVTSDAPSQPPNPGSPPALGQPPNPARPPASPAPADVGPQPPPPRPPRSSSASVVSSSSSQAAARSDPQWLPPPPPDLTSHYYFRSLYEGFPPPYACPYPLDPGAAPHYQDLYSLYDPRYRAYDSAAYAESYRYPEPERPSSRASHCSDRPAARQGYPEGYYHSRGGWSSQSDYYANYYSSQYDYGDPGRWDRYHYGPRVRDPRTYDRRYWYEAEYEAYRRENHAYGDRPEKYDDQWRYDPRFAGSFDDEPEPPRDPYGEEADRRSAHSEPSAPSLRSRRSSFSSHSHQSQVYRAHDAATGPYEAPPPPGSFHGDYAYGTYSGPGFPEFGYAADATWPSVEAAPSRPTSPEKFSVPHVCARFGPGGQLLKVIPNLPSEGQPALVEVHSMEILLQHTPEQEEMRAFPGPLGKDDTHKVDVINFAQNKATKCLQNEHLIDKESASLLWSFIVLLCRQNGTVVGTDVAELLLRDHRTVWLPGKSPDEANLIDFTNEAVEQVEEEESGEAQLSFLTDSQAASSLEKETERFRELLLYGRKKDALESAMKSGLWGHALLLASKMDSRTHARVMTRFANSLPINDPLQTVYQLMSGRMPAASTCCGDEKWGDWRPHLAMVLSNLNNNVDVESRTMATMGDTLASKGLLDAAHFCYLMAQVGFGVYTKKTTKLVLIGSNHSLPFFKFATNEAIQRTEAYEYAQSLGTQACSLPSFQVFKFIYSCRLAEMGLATQAFHYCELIAKSILAQPHGHSPVLVSQLVQVASQLRLFDPQLKEKPEEEALAEPAWLVRLQRLEKQAKEGTVAWSQDGAFPQCGPSSPSSEAGPCDGPAVAQPADLGTANPLLAPPVPGAEHLSQDVRLMPSAPLLLPEGPLAVPAKGPVFPVPPALGPAELGPGCGPSGCALGFPEPPGPDPAALYPGPGQPPAAPSLQEARSQDPGGTPQGAPGRSAFPELEEDSGGTFAAVGSPRMSRDSGVSPGWGSASAGALQPPPPVTSTPEVKRAGPAAKEPREPKKSGESWFSRWLPVKKRTEAYLPDDKNKSIVWDEKRNRWVDVNEPEEEKKPPPPPPTALPKAAQAAHTAPGGPPRASVNVFSRKAAGTRARYVDVLNPGGPQRSEPALAPAELFAPLAPLPMPAHLLGPNPDTEEAPPAEGTSREGPLPAGAPATPEPASEPKVLSSAALLPGPAPPPSGADGPQGGELSRCSSLSSLSREVSQHLNQAPGDLAPAGGPPGAAVPFYNPAQFAHASAASGSSRTGRISQRKYPALS